A part of Rhodamnia argentea isolate NSW1041297 chromosome 8, ASM2092103v1, whole genome shotgun sequence genomic DNA contains:
- the LOC115738091 gene encoding profilin-3, producing MSWQTYVDDHLMCDIDGHHLASAAIVGHDGSVWAQSSAFPQFKPGEIAAIMKDFDEPGSLAPTGLHLAGTKYMVIQGEPGAVIRGKKGSGGITVKKTGQALIFGIYEEPLTPGQCNMVVERMGDYLVDQGL from the exons atGTCGTGGCAAACTTACGTTGATGATCACCTGATGTGCGACATCGACGGCCACCACCTCGCCTCCGCGGCCATCGTCGGCCACGACGGAAGCGTGTGGGCGCAGAGCTCCGCATTCCCTCAG TTCAAGCCGGGAGAGATTGCCGCCATCATGAAAGATTTTGATGAGCCTGGCTCGCTTGCACCGACTGGGCTGCACCTTGCTGGCACAAAATACATGGTTATCCAGGGAGAGCCTGGAGCTGTCATTCGTGGAAAGAAG GGTTCCGGTGGCATTACCGTGAAAAAGACCGGCCAAGCTCTGATCTTTGGAATTTACGAGGAACCTTTGACACCAGGACAGTGCAACATGGTTGTTGAGAGGATGGGAGATTACCTGGTCGATCAGGGCCTGTAA
- the LOC115738089 gene encoding acid phosphatase 1-like, translating into MTMKPLSLILLILAITIPTSLTYAGQMPDRNHPLRTQAGSGSHRIPGVSCLSWRLAVETDNIRDWDLVPSSCEGYVGHYMLGHQYRKDCNAAAWAAYDYAKGLTLKKDGKDVWIFDIGDTSLSNLPYYARPDNAFGAKEFNETTFKEWQLEGKAPAVPAILDLYKRLLKLGFKIVFISGRSESLRFITVYNMKKVGYHTWEKLILKQTSESGTTAMVYKSKERKELEEAGYRILGNMGDQWSDLLGTHVGNRTFKVPNPMFYVA; encoded by the exons ATGACAATGAAGcccctaagcctcatcctcctCATCCTCGCCATCACAATTCCGACATCGTTGACCTATGCCGGCCAAATGCCTGACCGAAACCACCCCCTCCGGACACAAGCTGGCTCCGGCAGCCACCGCATCCCGGGCGTCTCCTGCCTGAGCTGGCGGCTGGCGGTGGAGACCGACAACATCCGGGACTGGGACCTGGTCCCCTCGTCCTGCGAGGGCTATGTCGGGCACTACATGCTCGGCCACCAGTACCGCAAGGACTGCAACGCCGCGGCGTGGGCAGCGTACGACTACGCCAAGGGGCTGACACTCAAGAAGGACGGGAAGGACGTGTGGATCTTCGACATCGGCGACACCTCCCTGTCCAATCTCCCTTACTATGCCCGCCCCGACAATGCATTCGG GGCAAAGGAGTTCAACGAGACGACGTTCAAGGAATGGCAACTGGAGGGCAAAGCACCGGCGGTGCCAGCGATACTGGATCTGTACAAGAGGCTGCTGAAACTAGGGTTCAAGATCGTGTTCATCTCCGGCAGGTCCGAGAGCTTGAGGTTCATCACCGTCTACAACATGAAGAAGGTGGGCTACCATACTTGGGAGAAGCTCATCCTCAA GCAAACGTCAGAATCTGGGACGACAGCAATGGTGTACAAGTCGAAGGAGAGGAAGGAGCTCGAAGAGGCGGGCTACAGAATCCTGGGGAACATGGGCGACCAGTGGAGCGATCTGCTGGGGACTCACGTCGGGAACCGCACATTCAAAGTCCCGAATCCTATGTTCTACGTCGCCTGA
- the LOC115738090 gene encoding acid phosphatase 1-like: MEKRRMGALLIFLATVQGSLAGIPHEIHPLRPRSGSAGELLRGVSCLSWRLGVETNNIKSWSTVPRECEGYVGHYMLGHQYREDSEVVAREAVLYATSLKLAGDGKDVWVLDIDETSLSNLPYYAKHGFGVEPYNSTQFDEWVMTGEAPALPETLKLYRELLKLGIKPIFLTGRSEDQRKITTTNLRNAGYHKWEMLILKGSTYSGKTAVAYKSNERRKVEESGYRIVGNIGDQWSDVLGTHFGNRTFKLPDPLYYIS, encoded by the exons atggaaaaaagaagaatgggGGCACTCCTTATCTTTCTGGCCACAGTCCAAGGCTCGCTCGCCGGAATCCCCCACGAAATCCACCCCCTCCGGCCACGGTCAGGCTCCGCCGGCGAGCTCTTGCGCGGCGTGTCCTGCCTGAGCTGGAGGTTGGGCGTGGAGACTAACAACATCAAGAGCTGGAGCACGGTCCCGCGGGAGTGCGAAGGCTACGTGGGTCACTACATGCTGGGGCATCAGTACAGGGAGGACTCGGAGGTGGTGGCGCGCGAGGCCGTGCTCTACGCGACGAGCCTGaagctcgccggagacggcaaGGACGTGTGGGTGCTCGACATCGACGAGACCTCCCTCTCCAACCTCCCTTATTACGCGAAGCATGGGTTCGG AGTGGAGCCCTACAATTCAACGCAGTTCGACGAGTGGGTCATGACCGGCGAGGCGCCGGCTCTGCCGGAGACGCTGAAGCTGTACCGGGAACTGTTGAAGCTGGGGATCAAGCCCATCTTCCTCACCGGAAGGAGCGAGGACCAGAGGAAGATCACCACCACCAATCTCAGGAACGCCGGTTACCACAAGTGGGAGATGCTCATCCTGAA GGGTTCTACTTACTCTGGGAAAACAGCGGTGGCGTACAAATCAAACGAGAGGAGGAAGGTGGAAGAGAGCGGGTACAGAATCGTCGGCAACATCGGCGACCAATGGAGCGACGTGCTAGGAACCCATTTCGGCAACCGGACCTTCAAGTTGCCCGACCCCTTGTATTACATCAGTTGA
- the LOC115738037 gene encoding protein IQ-domain 26-like produces MGKATRWLKAILGMKREKFSLDRAYSVSGNKKETKGWSFSKSWKDSDEGNRYRQASGSISDAAWLKSYVAEATKGQNERAIAVAAATAAAADAAVAAAEAAAAIVKRRSRGRGTMPKGGTGRWAAVKIQTAFRGFLARKALRALKGLVKLQAFVRGYLVRKRATAALRSMQAIVRAQATVRSHQARHSLGKENRFPPEKRPRRSMEKVCDPRSAFHSKRLSTSSEFASNLDESPKIVEVDTFKPRSRFCQIHSPLMECVYDGSDYAVSKLNCGNSRNSEWQLASNECKTPTPVKSACRDSFYEASSELPSYMASTQSFKAKSRSLSAPKQRPVEGSKKRFTLSEITAGRNGVGAIRMHRSCSQFKDIFERPTKSPSPSCFYS; encoded by the exons ATGGGGAAAGCTACAAGATGGTTGAAGGCCATATTGggaatgaagagagaaaaattcaGTCTTGACAGAGCATATTCTGTTTCTGGAAACAAGAAAGAGACGAAAGGGTGGAGTTTTAGCAAGTCCTGGAAGGATTCTGATGAGGGGAATAGGTACCGCCAGGCCAGCGGTTCCATCTCGGACGCTGCGTGGCTCAAGTCTTATGTTGCAGAGGCAACGAAGGGGCAAAATGAGCGGGCAATTGCGGTCGCAGCCGCCACGGCGGCGGCTGCCGATGCCGCAGTTGCAGCTGCAGAGGCAGCGGCGGCGATCGTGAAGCGAAGGAGCCGCGGAAGAGGAACAATGCCGAAAGGTGGGACGGGGAGGTGGGCTGCAGTGAAAATCCAGACTGCTTTCAGAGGTTTTCTT GCCCGGAAAGCGCTTCGAGCTCTCAAAGGATTGGTTAAGCTGCAAGCCTTTGTTAGAGGTTATCTGGTCAGAAAGAGGGCTACTGCCGCCCTGCGTAGCATGCAGGCTATCGTTCGAGCCCAAGCCACTGTCAGATCACATCAAGCTCGCCATTCCCTCGGCAAGGAGAACCGGTTTCCTCCGGAAAAGCGACCCAGGAGATCCATG GAAAAAGTTTGTGATCCCAGAAGTGCATTCCACAGCAAGAGGCTCTCTACATCTTCAGAGTTCGCGAGCAATTTGGATGAGAGCCCCAAAATTGTCGAGGTCGACACGTTCAAGCCTCGTTCAAGATTCTGCCAAATCCATAGCCCGTTGATGGAATGCGTCTACGATGGATCGGACTATGCGGTTTCGAAGCTCAATTGTGGAAACTCACGAAACTCCGAGTGGCAGCTCGCCAGCAATGAGTGTAAAACTCCAACACCAGTTAAAAGCGCTTGTAGAGATAGCTTCTACGAGGCCAGCTCCGAGCTCCCGAGCTACATGGCGAGCACTCAGTCGTTCAAGGCCAAGTCTAGGTCCCTCAGCGCCCCCAAGCAAAGACCCGTCGAGGGGTCAAAGAAGAGGTTCACGCTCAGCGAGATCACCGCCGGCCGGAACGGTGTCGGAGCCATCAGAATGCATCGATCATGCTCTCAGTTCAAAGACATTTTCGAACGACCCACGAAATCGCCATCTCCTAGCTGTTTCTACTCATAG